The stretch of DNA AACGGTCACTCCCTATGTAGATGAACGTGCATCCTGGGATCGGGGTACGAAAACGGCGGTGCGGTACCTCAATGATCTGATCGATGAGATGGGAGGACTTGAGCTGGCGCTAGCGTCGTACAATGCCGGAAAAGGGAGAGTTCAATCAGCCATACGGAGGTGCAGAAAGAAGGATTTCTGGGCGATACGAAGATGTCTGCCCCGGGAAACCCGGAACTTTGTTCCTTCCGTGCTGGCGGCCATGAAAATCGGCCAGAATCCATCGGCCTACGGTTTTTCCTTTGAACCTGAACAGCCCGTTATGATTACTTCCACGAAGGTTCCCATTGCCGCCGATCTGAAGAAGATGGCGGAAAGGCTGGGGCTGGAAGAGTCAACGCTACTGAATCTCAATCCACACCTTGTATCCGGATTTACGCCGCCGTCCGGTGCCTCTATTACCGTTCCGGCGGAGGTCGTAGACCGGATGAATGAATCTCTCCTTACCCACCATGTTACGTCAGGTGAGACCTGGAGTTCCATTGCGGCCCGGTATGAAATCCAATCCAAGACTCTCCTGGCCGCCAACCCGGCGTTTTCCTCCTCCGGGATTCAGGAAGGTCAGGTTCTGTACATTCCCGAATTTCCCGAGCAGGTTACCTACAGGGTGCAGCGAGGGGATACGCCATGGTCCATCAGCCGTAAGTTTGGCGTATCCCTGAATGCTTTGCTGTCCTATAACGGCCTGACCAAACGATCCCGCATCTTTCCGGGGCAAACCCTTATCATACCGGGACGAAAGGGGATAGGTGCGTCGTCTCCATCCTCTTACAGAGTACGTTCAGGGGATACCCTGTTCAGCATCGCCCAGAGGTTTCATACCACGGTTGACAGGCTGATACGAGCCAATGGGTTGACTTCTTCCATTATCCGTCCCGGAGAACTACTGCGTATCGACTGATGCTTTCCCGGGTACGTTCCGCTGTTCTCGTTGGAATCGATGCTTTCCCGCTGCAAATCGAAGTGGATATCCACAACGGGCTTCCCGCCTTCACGGTTGTAGGACTACCGGACACGGCAATCAAAGAGAGTCGGGAACGGATCAGAAGCGCACTCCGAAATTCAGGATTTACTTTTCCCGACGGAGTCATTACCGCAAACCTGGCACCGGCCGACCTGAAAAAGGAGGGTACTCAGCTGGATCTTGCTCTGGCTGTCGCCATTCTGAATGCTTCCGGTCAGGTTCCCCATGTTCCCGATCATGCACTCCTGGCTGGAGAGCTTTCCCTTTCGGGTGAGGTAAGGGCAATCCACGGGACATTGTCCATATCCCTGATGGCTTCCCGGGAAGGAGTCAAAGAACTCTTTGTCCCCGGGGATAATGCCCCTGAGGCTGCCGTATGTGATGATGTTGCCGTCCGTCCCGTTCGCCACCTGAAAGATCTCACCGGCCATATGGGGGGTGTGGATCGGATCCCCGCTCAACCTTCGGAGGCGCTTTCTCCATCCGAACGAACCATGTACAGTGTCGACCTGTCCGATGTCCGGGGGCAATGGCAGGCAAAGCGGGCTCTGGAAATTGCTGCGGCCGGCGGCCACAATCTATTGATGGTAGGACCTCCGGGCACGGGCAAGAGTATTCTGGCTCAAAGGCTCCCCACGCTCTTTCCGCCCATGGAGCTGGAGGAGTCTCTGGAAACGACCCGGATCCACTCCGCTGCAGGCCTGCTGCCTCCAGACACGTCTCTTCTGTGGGCTCGTCCCTTCCGTTCCCCGCACCATACGGTTTCTTATGCGGGTCTGACGGGAGGGGGAACGGTTCCCAGACCGGGGGAAA from Thermoanaerobaculia bacterium encodes:
- a CDS encoding LysM peptidoglycan-binding domain-containing protein codes for the protein MRGIIPLIFLILLCGLACQTTTPAPVETSPEIEPLSEPFFSEAEMEELDVEPEVDPLPIPPPPDVELDDTDIELFIPEDVSMLPPSPAVQRLIDYFTGEGREKFQEGLDRLAPVFARVSQIFREGDLPEHYLFLGMVESTFKVHARSRVGAFGPWQFMTGTARLYGLTVTPYVDERASWDRGTKTAVRYLNDLIDEMGGLELALASYNAGKGRVQSAIRRCRKKDFWAIRRCLPRETRNFVPSVLAAMKIGQNPSAYGFSFEPEQPVMITSTKVPIAADLKKMAERLGLEESTLLNLNPHLVSGFTPPSGASITVPAEVVDRMNESLLTHHVTSGETWSSIAARYEIQSKTLLAANPAFSSSGIQEGQVLYIPEFPEQVTYRVQRGDTPWSISRKFGVSLNALLSYNGLTKRSRIFPGQTLIIPGRKGIGASSPSSYRVRSGDTLFSIAQRFHTTVDRLIRANGLTSSIIRPGELLRID
- a CDS encoding YifB family Mg chelatase-like AAA ATPase gives rise to the protein MLSRVRSAVLVGIDAFPLQIEVDIHNGLPAFTVVGLPDTAIKESRERIRSALRNSGFTFPDGVITANLAPADLKKEGTQLDLALAVAILNASGQVPHVPDHALLAGELSLSGEVRAIHGTLSISLMASREGVKELFVPGDNAPEAAVCDDVAVRPVRHLKDLTGHMGGVDRIPAQPSEALSPSERTMYSVDLSDVRGQWQAKRALEIAAAGGHNLLMVGPPGTGKSILAQRLPTLFPPMELEESLETTRIHSAAGLLPPDTSLLWARPFRSPHHTVSYAGLTGGGTVPRPGEITLAHNGVLFLDELTEFRRDTLEALRQPMENGSVTITRSNRSLTFPARFMLVAAMNPCPCGHLGHPKQPCKCTPTQVTRYRSKISGPLLDRIDLAVDVPALTYDEFTADSHSPRSDEVRKRVSDARKRQFQRLKIPGRTNACMGPREIETFCPKEPEIDRILKSAMDRFGLSGRSIHRTLKVARTIADLEDKDILEPSHVAEALQFRIQVTEAAKY